A segment of the Gemmatimonadales bacterium genome:
TCTAGAACAGCCACGATAGCAACGCGATCTTGCTTTGCGGAGGGGCTCGGGCCCGCCCCTGGAATCGATCGATGCGCCCGGAGGGACTCGAACCCCCAACCCTCAGATCCGAAGTCTGATGCTCTATCCAATTGAGCTACGGACGCCACAACGACTTACGCACTTCCAGCACCCCTCGCGTTGCCTAAAGATTGCCTAACCCCGCCGCTGAGTGCTGCCTCAAGCCGATCGTTGGCGTCCGCCTGCATCGTTTCGGTAACGTGCGCGTAGACATCCAACGTGACCTTGATCGAGCTGTGCCCCATCCGTTCCTGTACCACCTTGGCGGGGACGCCCGCTTCCAGCAATAAAGTAGCGTGAGAATGCCGCAGATCGTAGGGTCGGAGCGTCGGCAGCCCGCGCCGCTTGATCTCGGCCCGGAAGACTCGGGAGACGTTCGTCCATTGGAGCGGGCGGCCAATCTCGGTGGCGAAGATCAGGTCCTCGGTTCCGTAGGCGCTCCCGGCGAGCAGGCGCTCCTGATTCTGCAGGGCCCGATGCCGCTGCAGGGCCCGCTGACCGGACGGGGGCAGGGGAATCGATCGGCCCTGCTTCGTCTTGGTCGGTTCGAACCGGAATCCCACTTTGGGCAAATGGATCAGGGCCCGGCGAACCTGCAGGGTGCCGTCTTCGTAATCGGACCAGCGGAGGGCCAGCGCTTCCTCCGGCCGGAGCCCTGCCACGGCCAGCAGGGCCCACAGGGCGCCGAGGCGGTGCCCGGCGGTGCTCTCGATCAGGTGTGTCACCTGCGCCCCGGTCAGCGTCCGGCGCTCGATTGATTCCTCCCGGGGCAGGATGACCGGATCGCGCAGCGGACTCAACGCGAGGCGCTTGGCCGCCACGGCCCGGTTCAGATGGACCTTGAGGCACCGGTGCAGGTACCGGACGGTGCCCGGCGCCTTGCCCTTGGTCGACAGGTCGGCGTAGAGGGTCGAGAACATCTCCGCCGTCAGGTCGCGGAGGCGACGCGTCAGGAGTCCCGCCGGCAACTGCTTGAGGGCGGAGCGGGCGCGGTGGATGGTCTGCGGCGCGAGGTCGGATGCCGTGTCGAGCGATTGCTCAAGCCAGGCGCCCAGGGTGTCCCGTCCGGTGGCCAATGGAATGCCCTGGTCCTGCTGGCCGAGGAGCCCCGTCAGCACCGACTCGGCGTCTCGCTTCGACCCGCGGACGACCTTGTTAATTCTG
Coding sequences within it:
- a CDS encoding site-specific integrase; protein product: MARQRRRGTVVPLEKSAKCTRWLVRVATGKDPQTGKYGRINKVVRGSKRDAESVLTGLLGQQDQGIPLATGRDTLGAWLEQSLDTASDLAPQTIHRARSALKQLPAGLLTRRLRDLTAEMFSTLYADLSTKGKAPGTVRYLHRCLKVHLNRAVAAKRLALSPLRDPVILPREESIERRTLTGAQVTHLIESTAGHRLGALWALLAVAGLRPEEALALRWSDYEDGTLQVRRALIHLPKVGFRFEPTKTKQGRSIPLPPSGQRALQRHRALQNQERLLAGSAYGTEDLIFATEIGRPLQWTNVSRVFRAEIKRRGLPTLRPYDLRHSHATLLLEAGVPAKVVQERMGHSSIKVTLDVYAHVTETMQADANDRLEAALSGGVRQSLGNARGAGSA